A DNA window from Rubripirellula tenax contains the following coding sequences:
- a CDS encoding DUF6677 family protein has protein sequence MAADEKNTIEVDGKEVNLRNRPLAALLAWLIPGAGHVYQGRTTKGCLFFVCIMSAWILGFALGGGHVVYASWQPGDKRWHYFLQAGVGAVALPAMIQGDRMRKATANGRTSPAYEPLWGGFMAPPFRPVLESEADEVSAWYARRGAGYELGTWYTVIAGLLNILVIYDAYGGPLAIPISGRKKDGEAESTTASETSPAQA, from the coding sequence ATGGCCGCGGACGAAAAAAACACAATCGAAGTCGACGGCAAAGAGGTAAATCTCAGAAACCGACCGCTGGCTGCTCTTCTGGCTTGGCTGATCCCCGGCGCGGGACACGTTTACCAAGGACGAACGACCAAGGGATGTTTATTTTTCGTCTGCATCATGTCGGCGTGGATTTTGGGATTCGCTCTCGGCGGCGGCCACGTTGTTTACGCGTCGTGGCAGCCCGGTGACAAACGTTGGCACTATTTTCTGCAGGCGGGCGTCGGCGCGGTCGCATTGCCGGCGATGATCCAAGGCGACCGGATGCGGAAAGCCACTGCCAATGGACGCACGTCACCGGCCTACGAACCACTTTGGGGAGGTTTCATGGCACCACCGTTTCGACCGGTGTTGGAAAGCGAAGCGGATGAGGTGTCGGCGTGGTACGCGCGGCGCGGCGCGGGCTATGAATTGGGCACCTGGTACACGGTGATCGCGGGATTGCTAAACATATTGGTGATCTACGATGCTTATGGGGGACCGTTGGCGATCCCGATCAGTGGTCGCAAGAAAGACGGCGAGGCGGAATCAACCACAGCCTCCGAAACTTCGCCGGCCCAGGCCTAG
- a CDS encoding glycosyltransferase family protein: MAFASFGEVLNDVGHARRAKIKGLVVGPTEDCIYQWMTDSLHDNVRAFRKFGLSLSFANQAGFAETIAMVREKRPQVLFITFDWREEVSACVDMLAALRSSGDCPKIVYVDTYDQTTTPFFPVLPFVDVYWKKQILNPMSLYNTNDWPGGNPLAEIAAKHCDVDVGDWSFSSPLPTEYADRVKVYWNLGAWGEISKRARHPVIDSAKRMAERKKSIDIFCRVSVLPMKGADPKNIYSAHRRQCLNALEPLEKKYKIESNRDDSKVPLKEFYRQLRSSRIALSPWGWGEVTDRDFRIVDCRALLIKPDTSHMLTDPNIYVPGETYIPVRWDLADLTEKCEYYLERPDEIRRITDNAFDAFKRFFQERTIEKRMQELLVGLKLLGDGTPAS; the protein is encoded by the coding sequence GTGGCCTTCGCATCCTTCGGTGAAGTCTTGAACGATGTGGGCCACGCCCGTCGGGCAAAAATCAAAGGGCTTGTCGTCGGACCAACCGAAGACTGCATCTATCAGTGGATGACCGACAGCTTGCATGACAATGTCCGAGCGTTTCGGAAGTTCGGACTGTCGCTGTCGTTCGCCAATCAGGCAGGTTTCGCCGAGACCATCGCGATGGTCCGCGAAAAGCGACCACAGGTGCTGTTCATCACGTTCGATTGGCGAGAAGAAGTATCGGCGTGCGTCGACATGCTCGCAGCGTTACGATCCAGCGGGGATTGTCCCAAGATCGTCTATGTGGACACGTACGATCAAACGACAACACCGTTTTTTCCGGTACTTCCTTTTGTCGACGTCTATTGGAAGAAACAAATTCTCAATCCGATGTCGTTGTACAACACCAACGACTGGCCCGGCGGGAATCCGCTTGCAGAAATCGCTGCGAAGCACTGCGATGTGGACGTTGGGGATTGGAGTTTCAGTTCGCCGCTGCCGACCGAATACGCTGATCGAGTGAAGGTCTATTGGAATCTGGGGGCGTGGGGTGAAATCAGCAAGCGAGCCCGTCACCCGGTCATCGACTCGGCCAAACGAATGGCGGAACGAAAGAAGTCGATCGATATCTTTTGTCGCGTGTCGGTGTTGCCGATGAAGGGAGCCGACCCGAAAAACATTTATTCGGCGCATCGCAGGCAGTGTCTCAACGCGCTCGAGCCGCTGGAAAAGAAGTACAAGATCGAATCGAATCGCGATGACTCGAAAGTACCGCTCAAAGAATTTTATCGGCAACTACGGTCATCGCGGATCGCGCTGAGTCCTTGGGGTTGGGGCGAGGTCACCGATCGTGATTTTCGAATCGTCGATTGCCGTGCGCTACTGATCAAGCCGGACACGTCGCACATGTTGACCGATCCCAATATCTACGTGCCTGGCGAAACCTATATTCCGGTTCGTTGGGATCTCGCCGACCTGACGGAAAAGTGCGAGTACTATCTGGAACGTCCCGACGAAATTCGTCGCATCACCGACAACGCGTTCGACGCGTTCAAGCGATTCTTCCAAGAACGAACGATCGAGAAACGAATGCAAGAATTGCTGGTCGGATTGAAGTTGCTCGGCGATGGTACACCGGCTTCGTGA
- the trkA gene encoding Trk system potassium transporter TrkA has translation MRVLTLGAGTVGRWVADMLCRRRHSVTVVDHNPENVRRINSELDVRAIEGSASRSTVLFQADVCAADMVLAVTGDDEVNIVAASMAKALGARRSIARVYAPAFRDLSTFDYQRHFNIDSLLSLEQLSAFELARAIRNPDAIPLEHFARGQLEVYELEVNAKSSAVDHKLRDLKLPASIRIGSISRQGRMWIASGEDELHGGDRVSLIGTPDTVAKTRSIFVTNIDDKAKQRVMIAGGGETGYHLAESLSRRDYRIVMLERDVDRCDHLAKILPNVTLVHANANRRSILEDEGAGKVDYFVACTGSDESNIMAGVEARELGAARVMCVVGRPDYANVVGKLGIDRAVSERDVAARQILGFLNEGAIISQTRLPNGTIGVFELEVTEGSPVTQASLAELPLAGKCLIAAIHRDGFVRVPTASDQLKVGDVVVALIDQSATEDSLKLFNPA, from the coding sequence ATGCGAGTACTGACTCTTGGCGCTGGTACGGTCGGTCGTTGGGTTGCCGACATGCTTTGTCGTCGCCGACACAGCGTTACCGTCGTCGACCACAATCCCGAAAATGTTCGCCGCATCAACAGCGAATTGGACGTGCGGGCGATCGAAGGCAGCGCGTCTCGCAGCACCGTGTTGTTCCAAGCCGATGTATGCGCCGCCGATATGGTATTGGCCGTTACTGGTGATGATGAAGTTAATATCGTCGCGGCCAGCATGGCCAAGGCGCTTGGTGCGCGGCGAAGCATCGCTCGCGTGTACGCGCCGGCGTTTCGCGACCTGTCAACGTTTGACTATCAACGTCACTTCAACATCGACAGCCTGCTTAGCCTGGAACAACTCTCGGCGTTCGAACTCGCACGCGCGATTCGGAATCCCGATGCGATCCCGCTGGAACACTTTGCTCGTGGACAATTGGAAGTTTACGAGCTTGAAGTGAACGCCAAAAGCAGCGCCGTCGATCACAAACTTCGCGACTTAAAACTGCCCGCGTCGATCCGCATCGGTTCGATCTCACGGCAAGGTCGGATGTGGATCGCTAGCGGCGAAGACGAATTGCACGGCGGTGACAGGGTCAGTTTGATTGGGACTCCCGACACGGTCGCCAAGACGCGCAGCATCTTCGTCACCAACATCGACGACAAAGCGAAACAACGCGTCATGATCGCCGGCGGTGGCGAAACAGGATATCACTTAGCCGAATCACTCAGCCGACGTGACTATCGAATTGTTATGCTCGAACGCGATGTCGATCGATGCGATCACTTGGCAAAGATTCTACCCAACGTGACGCTCGTTCACGCCAACGCGAACCGCCGTAGCATCCTGGAAGACGAGGGCGCTGGAAAAGTTGACTACTTCGTCGCCTGCACCGGCAGCGACGAAAGTAACATCATGGCCGGCGTCGAGGCCCGCGAACTGGGTGCAGCGCGAGTCATGTGTGTCGTCGGTCGTCCGGATTATGCCAACGTTGTTGGTAAGCTAGGCATCGACCGCGCGGTGTCTGAACGCGACGTTGCGGCGAGGCAAATTTTGGGCTTTCTGAACGAAGGTGCCATCATCAGCCAAACGCGTTTGCCCAATGGCACGATCGGCGTGTTCGAATTGGAAGTGACGGAGGGATCACCGGTCACCCAAGCTAGCTTGGCCGAATTGCCGTTGGCCGGGAAGTGCTTGATCGCGGCCATTCATCGCGATGGCTTCGTTCGCGTTCCAACCGCTTCGGATCAGTTGAAGGTGGGTGACGTCGTTGTCGCGTTGATCGATCAGTCCGCGACTGAAGATAGTTTGAAGCTCTTTAATCCGGCGTGA
- a CDS encoding LemA family protein: MLVMLVPFAIVVALLTLAAVLISRTYNRLVAAQQVAVNSFSQIEVQLKRRYDLIPSLVEAVRSYMGHERETLEAVIAARGNASSKLSGVSGQLNDPATVSSWSASESAFGGAIGRLAMLIEAYPELKANETIAGLTEELTSTENRIAFARGLYNDTVTTFNIDRQSFPTVVYAAAIGFGDDLMLLNFDDQPEIHNALKVELVA; the protein is encoded by the coding sequence ATGTTAGTAATGCTTGTGCCCTTCGCAATCGTTGTCGCTTTGTTAACGCTGGCGGCGGTTCTGATCAGCCGCACTTACAACCGATTGGTTGCAGCCCAACAAGTCGCAGTCAACTCGTTTTCGCAAATCGAAGTGCAATTGAAGCGTCGATACGACTTGATCCCTTCCCTGGTCGAAGCCGTCCGTTCCTACATGGGTCACGAACGTGAAACCTTGGAAGCCGTGATCGCCGCACGCGGAAACGCATCGTCGAAGCTATCCGGCGTTAGCGGACAATTGAACGACCCGGCGACCGTTAGTTCATGGTCCGCATCGGAATCAGCCTTCGGTGGAGCGATCGGACGCTTGGCAATGTTGATCGAAGCCTATCCCGAATTAAAGGCCAACGAGACCATCGCCGGACTGACCGAAGAATTGACGAGCACCGAAAATCGGATAGCGTTCGCTCGTGGCCTGTACAACGATACGGTCACCACCTTCAACATCGATCGCCAAAGTTTCCCAACCGTCGTCTACGCTGCTGCAATCGGTTTTGGCGATGATTTGATGTTGTTGAATTTTGACGATCAACCCGAAATCCACAACGCGCTGAAAGTCGAATTGGTCGCATAG
- a CDS encoding M48 family metalloprotease gives MFDFLARRTRALRASARWFALVILTQTFTAVATGVAIGYLLMFPVVLVFANQDPSESAADRASAEKTFLRAFDESIPIDDHCVDPKRVFWFTSLLGIATTATGLILVTAVEHRCIRRDGGWAIGLAMGGRRVDAIANSNERQLSNIVEEVAIAYGTSAPAVFVLPGEPGINAFAAGLSSDDSILCITGGAIDHLDRDELQSIVAHEISHLVHGDTLLGTRLTSVLLGIQSIRVLAESIFRLGHHLAECEMEGTLQGYLYMLVGGVLWPFGLFGTVAATVLTMSLGRSRESLADAEAVARVRNPIPLARAMRKIAGHDHQGQIRHPMTALIAPMLFVEPSQTHRWFSTHPPLADRIRAIDPAGDHSPIFEQPTGPPPTHNESPHTVALFNMMFVGAAIAPTTNTQRTSIDPKSAQAASIVVLSAIASCDGETPMSDYEFMRGWSHLGLGHANRLPATDLDADLIQMSIDALADATPRQKRELMTAIARTVSADENVSPAEAELLSSIRRSWSCDTDDFQFTGELKVH, from the coding sequence ATGTTTGACTTCCTCGCACGAAGGACGCGCGCACTTCGTGCCTCGGCTCGATGGTTCGCGCTCGTCATCTTGACTCAGACGTTCACGGCGGTGGCCACCGGCGTTGCAATTGGATACTTGTTGATGTTTCCCGTCGTGTTGGTGTTTGCCAACCAAGATCCGTCCGAATCGGCGGCAGACCGGGCATCGGCGGAAAAGACGTTTCTGCGCGCGTTTGATGAATCAATACCGATCGATGATCATTGCGTTGACCCGAAACGGGTTTTCTGGTTTACATCGCTGCTCGGTATCGCAACCACAGCCACGGGTCTGATTCTTGTCACAGCGGTCGAGCATCGATGCATCCGACGCGACGGTGGATGGGCAATTGGGTTAGCGATGGGAGGCCGCCGCGTTGATGCGATCGCAAATTCGAACGAACGACAGCTCAGCAATATCGTCGAAGAGGTCGCCATCGCATACGGGACCTCTGCCCCGGCCGTGTTTGTGTTGCCCGGCGAGCCAGGCATCAATGCCTTTGCGGCGGGGCTATCATCCGACGACAGTATCCTTTGCATTACAGGCGGTGCGATCGACCACCTGGACCGCGATGAATTGCAATCGATTGTCGCGCACGAAATCAGCCACCTCGTTCACGGCGACACGTTGCTGGGCACCCGGTTGACGTCGGTTCTGTTGGGCATTCAAAGCATTCGCGTGTTGGCCGAATCGATCTTTCGATTGGGTCACCACTTGGCCGAGTGCGAAATGGAAGGGACCCTTCAAGGTTATCTGTACATGTTGGTCGGCGGCGTCCTTTGGCCCTTTGGTTTGTTCGGAACCGTCGCTGCAACGGTGCTGACCATGTCGCTGGGTCGATCACGCGAGTCCTTGGCGGATGCCGAAGCGGTCGCTCGCGTCCGGAACCCCATCCCGTTGGCTCGCGCGATGCGAAAGATCGCGGGACACGACCACCAGGGACAAATCCGACACCCGATGACGGCGCTGATTGCACCCATGTTGTTTGTCGAGCCTTCGCAAACCCATCGATGGTTTTCGACGCACCCGCCATTGGCCGATCGGATTCGGGCGATTGATCCGGCGGGGGATCACAGCCCCATTTTTGAACAACCCACCGGTCCGCCACCCACTCACAACGAGTCACCGCACACGGTCGCCTTGTTCAACATGATGTTTGTCGGTGCTGCGATCGCGCCAACAACGAACACACAACGAACGTCCATCGATCCTAAGTCGGCTCAAGCGGCGTCGATCGTCGTGTTGTCGGCGATCGCTTCGTGCGACGGGGAAACGCCGATGTCGGACTACGAGTTCATGCGAGGCTGGTCGCACCTGGGACTCGGGCACGCCAACCGATTGCCGGCTACCGACCTGGACGCTGACTTGATCCAAATGTCCATCGACGCACTGGCCGATGCAACGCCTCGCCAGAAACGAGAACTGATGACCGCCATTGCTCGCACCGTTTCCGCGGACGAAAATGTTTCACCCGCCGAAGCGGAACTCTTGTCGTCGATCCGAAGAAGCTGGTCCTGCGATACCGACGACTTCCAATTCACCGGCGAGTTGAAAGTACATTAG
- a CDS encoding WecB/TagA/CpsF family glycosyltransferase, whose product MSTPIDASPTSMPGNSPVVAPTLLPSLPAESPPIRHTRSVVWGVPFDHVTLDEAVDSIEGLVTHGQPAYVITANLNYAMLNHRRDEMKPITREADLILADGQPIVWRSRLNDEPLPERVAGSEMIYRLAQRAGEKGWGIYFLGGAPGVAATCAERLSTMYPGLRIAGVESPPFRKLSDEEQAAQDARIKESGAAILLVAFGQPKGEQWIHENYRRLGVPVSIQLGASFDFIAGTAKRAPEAWQRFGMEWAYRMLSDPKRLVPRYAANASFLFSAIIEDWKQTVIRWGMWTPSTK is encoded by the coding sequence ATGTCCACGCCCATTGATGCTTCGCCCACTTCGATGCCCGGGAACAGCCCCGTCGTTGCACCGACGTTGCTTCCATCATTGCCCGCCGAGTCGCCACCGATTCGCCACACGCGTTCGGTCGTTTGGGGCGTGCCGTTCGATCACGTCACCTTGGACGAAGCCGTCGACAGTATCGAAGGCCTGGTGACGCACGGCCAACCGGCTTATGTCATCACGGCCAATTTGAACTACGCGATGCTGAACCATCGGCGCGACGAGATGAAGCCGATCACTCGCGAAGCCGATTTGATTCTGGCCGACGGACAACCCATCGTCTGGCGCAGCCGACTCAATGACGAACCGCTTCCCGAGCGCGTCGCCGGCAGCGAAATGATTTATCGGCTGGCCCAGCGCGCCGGTGAAAAAGGTTGGGGCATCTATTTCCTTGGCGGCGCACCGGGTGTCGCGGCGACCTGCGCCGAGCGACTCTCGACGATGTACCCGGGATTGCGAATCGCCGGTGTGGAATCACCTCCGTTTCGAAAATTAAGCGACGAAGAACAAGCCGCTCAAGACGCCCGAATCAAAGAATCCGGCGCCGCGATTTTGTTGGTCGCGTTTGGCCAGCCCAAGGGCGAGCAATGGATCCATGAAAACTATCGCCGACTCGGCGTCCCCGTCAGCATCCAGTTGGGCGCTTCGTTCGACTTCATTGCGGGAACTGCAAAACGAGCACCCGAAGCGTGGCAGCGGTTCGGCATGGAATGGGCCTATCGAATGCTAAGCGATCCCAAACGACTGGTTCCAAGATATGCGGCCAACGCTTCGTTTCTGTTCAGCGCGATCATCGAAGACTGGAAACAGACCGTGATTCGATGGGGCATGTGGACGCCCTCAACAAAGTAG
- a CDS encoding hydantoinase B/oxoprolinase family protein: MTIAVWADVGGTFTDCFVVDGDRRQATKVLSSGAVYARVVEVTADGSITLDAIPALDTDGFWIDADVSVVNGDGTLTPLGKIVRQSSRLITLSIHGQNVAPESSILVDARLEAPVLAARILLGVPLRMPLPKLDVRLGTTRGTNALLTRRGANTALLVTAGFGDVLRIGQQDRPDLFALSIVKPTPLTETVVEVVERLDCDGNVLTAMDTDGLRLDLQRLYDQGVQSIAIALMHAHVSDVHERSAEELAREIGFVHVSRSSEVAPLIKLVSRAETTTLDAYLSPILAGYAAKVWNQFGGEATCRFRLMTSNGNLVSPDAFRGRDSILSGPAGGVVALAHVARQYGADRAIGLDMGGTSTDVSRFEGIVGRRQESIVAGVRVMTPMMDIETVAAGGGSVCNFQGGRLIVGPASAGADPGPACYGRGGPLTVTDVNLLLGRIPVDRFPFVLDRAAAQRRIEAIAAEMGSGALTCNEELADGFLQIAVTHMAEAVRTVSTSQGVDVREMTLVGFGGASGQHLCRVATALGMKRILDHPDAGMLSALGMGLADIGRVVTRGVYRPLCEVDSPEVQAMIDELQSETTTMLSGESTESNALDHRFECDLRYRGTDASLTVSLSPIESLEQRFHAAHQSIFGYHQSDRSIEWVALRCESTISHNVDLATSTISTPSRPTTKTTLWHDGKEIQAMLIDRAGLETGDSVDAPAMIVADHSTLLVEPGWRANVLAAGVIELSLASAPSSPAKSMDASDPVLVEVIARRLQGIADAMGEVLRRTSISVNVKERRDYSCAVFRGDGSLIANAPHVPVHLGAMGHTVRHLMNVFPVMSPGEAYVSNDPFAGGSHLPDVTLVTPVFCDASARDAKPDFFVASRAHHAEIGGRTPGSMPPDATSLAEEGVLIRDFALVRNGVSCVDELRSLLSSGRYPSRSVDENLADIAAAQAAGSHGAGALRDLAATYSPAVVTDLMGAILDLAGDSMARWIAGLSSHPMEFADTLDDGTSIAVTIQRRSARLSIHFVTDPVHRFGFNATPAIVTAAVLYVLRCVSQSNLPLCEGVLRDVDLQIDPGLLDPPADPDVTKCAAVVAGNVETSQRIVDVLFGAIGGVAASQGTMNNVIFGDKTFGYYETIGGGSGATADADGADAVHTHMTNTRITDPEVAESRLPIRIRRFEIRRGSGGGGRRRGGDGIIREFEFLKPLTLSLLTGRRTTCPYGIAGGEPGMSGRNTLVTRDATTELPPTATVNVQTGDRLIIETPGGGGFG; the protein is encoded by the coding sequence ATGACGATTGCCGTATGGGCCGATGTCGGCGGAACGTTCACCGATTGCTTCGTCGTCGATGGCGACCGTCGCCAAGCCACCAAAGTGCTAAGCTCCGGTGCCGTCTACGCGCGAGTCGTCGAGGTCACTGCGGACGGATCGATCACGTTGGACGCAATCCCAGCGTTGGATACGGATGGTTTCTGGATCGATGCGGACGTATCGGTGGTCAATGGCGATGGAACGCTGACTCCGCTGGGTAAGATTGTCCGCCAATCCAGTCGCTTGATCACGCTTTCGATTCACGGCCAGAATGTTGCACCCGAGTCTTCGATCCTAGTCGACGCGAGACTGGAGGCACCGGTGCTGGCCGCCCGGATTCTGCTCGGCGTGCCGTTGCGAATGCCATTGCCGAAACTTGATGTTCGGCTGGGGACGACGCGAGGCACCAACGCACTGCTGACACGCCGCGGCGCCAACACGGCGTTGTTGGTGACGGCTGGCTTCGGTGATGTGCTACGAATCGGACAACAAGATCGACCCGACCTTTTCGCATTGTCGATCGTCAAACCGACGCCGTTGACCGAAACGGTGGTCGAAGTCGTCGAACGTCTTGATTGCGACGGCAACGTGCTTACGGCGATGGACACGGACGGACTTCGCTTGGATTTGCAACGACTCTACGATCAAGGTGTCCAGTCGATTGCGATCGCGTTGATGCACGCTCATGTCAGTGACGTCCATGAACGAAGCGCCGAGGAATTGGCTCGCGAGATCGGTTTCGTTCACGTCAGCCGGTCCAGTGAGGTGGCGCCGCTGATCAAGTTGGTTTCTCGCGCCGAAACGACAACCTTGGATGCCTACCTTAGCCCGATTTTGGCGGGCTACGCGGCGAAGGTGTGGAACCAGTTCGGCGGCGAAGCGACGTGCCGATTTCGTTTGATGACCAGCAACGGCAATCTCGTTTCGCCCGATGCGTTTCGCGGTCGCGACAGCATCTTATCAGGACCGGCCGGTGGCGTCGTCGCGCTCGCTCACGTCGCCAGACAGTACGGCGCTGACCGGGCGATCGGACTCGACATGGGCGGGACCAGCACCGACGTCAGTCGCTTTGAAGGAATCGTTGGAAGACGCCAAGAATCTATCGTCGCAGGTGTTCGTGTGATGACGCCGATGATGGATATCGAAACGGTCGCGGCGGGTGGCGGTTCCGTTTGTAACTTCCAAGGTGGGCGTTTGATCGTCGGCCCCGCCAGCGCGGGCGCCGACCCGGGACCAGCCTGTTACGGTCGCGGTGGACCGCTGACGGTGACGGATGTGAACCTGTTGCTGGGTCGAATCCCAGTAGACCGGTTCCCGTTCGTGCTGGACCGTGCTGCTGCACAAAGGCGAATCGAAGCGATCGCCGCCGAAATGGGATCTGGTGCATTAACGTGTAATGAAGAACTGGCCGACGGTTTCTTGCAGATCGCCGTCACGCACATGGCCGAAGCCGTTCGCACGGTTAGCACGTCCCAGGGCGTCGACGTGCGAGAGATGACGCTGGTCGGTTTCGGGGGCGCTTCGGGGCAGCATCTGTGCCGCGTGGCGACGGCGTTGGGCATGAAACGTATTCTGGATCATCCCGATGCTGGAATGTTGAGTGCCTTGGGTATGGGATTGGCCGACATCGGACGTGTGGTGACTCGCGGTGTCTATCGTCCCCTCTGCGAGGTCGATTCGCCCGAAGTGCAAGCGATGATCGACGAATTGCAGTCGGAAACGACCACGATGTTGTCGGGGGAATCGACGGAATCGAATGCCTTGGATCATCGCTTTGAATGCGATCTTCGATATCGCGGCACCGACGCATCTCTGACCGTGTCGTTGTCGCCAATCGAATCCCTTGAACAACGGTTTCACGCCGCGCACCAGTCCATTTTTGGCTACCACCAATCGGATCGCTCGATCGAATGGGTCGCCCTCCGATGTGAATCGACGATCAGTCACAACGTTGATCTGGCCACTTCGACCATATCCACGCCTTCGCGTCCGACGACCAAAACAACACTTTGGCACGACGGTAAAGAAATCCAAGCGATGTTGATCGATCGGGCCGGTTTGGAAACGGGCGATTCGGTGGATGCACCCGCGATGATCGTTGCCGATCATTCGACGTTGTTGGTCGAACCGGGCTGGCGTGCGAACGTTTTGGCAGCTGGCGTGATCGAGTTGTCGCTGGCGTCGGCGCCGTCCTCGCCGGCAAAGTCGATGGACGCTTCGGATCCCGTGCTGGTGGAAGTTATCGCGCGGCGGTTGCAAGGCATTGCCGATGCGATGGGGGAAGTACTGCGGCGGACGTCGATCAGTGTCAACGTGAAGGAACGACGTGACTATAGCTGTGCGGTTTTTCGAGGCGACGGTTCGCTGATCGCCAACGCGCCGCACGTTCCGGTGCATTTGGGTGCGATGGGGCACACGGTACGCCATCTGATGAATGTGTTTCCGGTCATGTCGCCGGGCGAAGCGTACGTCAGCAATGATCCGTTCGCCGGCGGATCGCACTTGCCGGATGTGACGTTGGTGACACCCGTTTTCTGTGACGCTTCGGCTCGTGACGCCAAGCCTGATTTCTTTGTGGCGTCGCGTGCCCATCACGCCGAAATCGGTGGGCGGACGCCTGGGTCGATGCCGCCCGATGCCACTTCGTTGGCCGAAGAGGGGGTCCTGATACGTGACTTCGCGCTTGTTCGCAATGGAGTCTCGTGCGTCGACGAACTGCGCAGTTTGCTTTCGTCGGGGCGGTACCCGTCGCGCAGCGTCGATGAAAACTTAGCCGACATTGCGGCCGCTCAAGCGGCGGGCTCGCACGGCGCGGGGGCACTTCGCGATTTAGCTGCGACGTATTCACCGGCGGTGGTGACGGACTTGATGGGTGCGATCTTGGACTTGGCTGGCGATTCCATGGCCCGCTGGATCGCCGGTCTTTCGAGTCATCCGATGGAGTTTGCGGACACGCTTGATGACGGTACCTCGATCGCGGTAACGATCCAAAGGCGATCCGCCCGATTGTCGATTCACTTCGTCACCGATCCGGTGCATCGATTCGGATTCAACGCCACGCCCGCGATCGTAACGGCGGCGGTGTTGTATGTGCTGCGATGCGTGTCACAGTCCAACTTGCCATTGTGCGAGGGTGTGCTACGGGATGTCGATCTGCAAATCGACCCTGGGTTGCTGGATCCACCGGCTGATCCGGATGTCACGAAATGCGCGGCCGTGGTTGCGGGCAATGTGGAAACGAGTCAGCGGATCGTTGATGTGTTGTTCGGCGCCATCGGGGGCGTTGCTGCGTCACAGGGCACCATGAACAATGTCATCTTCGGCGATAAAACGTTTGGCTACTACGAGACGATCGGTGGTGGCAGCGGGGCGACGGCGGACGCCGACGGCGCCGATGCTGTTCATACGCACATGACCAATACAAGAATCACCGATCCGGAAGTCGCCGAGTCACGATTGCCGATTCGCATCCGGCGATTCGAAATTCGACGTGGCAGTGGCGGAGGGGGGCGCCGTCGCGGAGGAGACGGGATCATCCGAGAATTCGAGTTCCTGAAACCGCTGACGCTTAGTCTGTTGACCGGCCGTCGGACCACGTGTCCCTATGGCATCGCTGGTGGTGAACCGGGAATGTCCGGGCGGAATACGCTCGTTACTAGGGACGCAACCACCGAACTGCCCCCTACGGCAACGGTAAATGTTCAGACGGGCGATCGACTGATCATCGAAACGCCGGGCGGCGGCGGATTCGGATGA